TCCCGCAACTTCGTCCCGGCTTCGTGCGTTTGCTCCGACATGGCCTCGTTCATTTGCGGATTCTGCTGCATGCCCGGCTGAACTTTCATCATCGTTTCGATCTTCTCCTGATCGGACTTTCCGGCCAGCATGACATTGGTGATTCCGGCGTATACGATCATGGTCAGCACGACCCACAGGAGGAATTGCGTCAAGCCCACCAGGGCTACTCCTATGATCTTGCCCATCATTAACTGGAAAGGCCGGACCGAAGAGATCACAACCTCTACGATGCGGCTCGTCTTTTCTTCCAGGACGCCGCGCATCACCATGGCGCCATAGATGAAAATGAACAAGTAGATCAGCAGACCGCCCGCGAAACCAAGTCCGGCCGTCAACGGCGTACTGGTTTCCTTGTTCTCCATATCCCGGGTATTGATCTCTACGTCCGTCTTGATCTTTTCCAGCTTCGCCTGATCAATGCCGGCCTCCACATATTTATAATTGTTGATCTCTTTTTCCAGCGTGTACTTGATCTTGCTGATCACATCCATGCCGGGCTGAGATTCGGAATAGAACGTAACGGCCTTCTCCAAACTTGAAAGATTCTCCGTCGCCGGAATCATCAGAATACCGAAGTACCCGGAGGCCTTGCTGGCACTGCGAAGGCTATCCACCGGACTATCGGAATACACGAACTCGATCCGGTCGTTGCTTTTGAACTTCCCCTTGAAAATGTGGGTGTTGTCGACCACGACAATCGTTTTCTTTTCCGTATCGACTTTGTCAAGCAGGAACATGGAGACGAAGAGCCCACCCATCAGGAGCGGACCGAGGATTGTCATGACCAGGAAGGATTTTTTCCGGACACGGGTCAGGTATTCCCGTTGGATGACCAGTAGTACTTTGGACATGGCGCTACTTGCTTTCGTTTAAATCGTTGAATCGGTTCAATGAATTTCCTGGTTGGAAGCTCCAACCTTCTGGATGAAGATATCGCTCATGGTCGGGATGATCTCGCGCAGTCCGAGGACCTCCACATTCGGCAACAACAATTGCAGCAGTTGGTTCGGGGTATGCCCATCCAGCATCTTGACAAATGCAACCTGATGGTCGTCCTCCTCCTTCACATCGAGCAGCTCGAAACCGGTCCAAAGCGCGTGCGTGAAAGAAATGCGATTACCCCGGAACGAAAGTTCATAGGTGTTGCTCTTATGCGCTTTGCGGATATCGCGTACAGGGCCCTGCAAGACCAGTTGAGAACGATTGATCAGTCCGATATGGCTACACAGTTCCTCCACGCTTTCCATACGGTGCGTGGAAAGGATGATCGTTGTCCCTTTGGATTTCAGCTCCAGCAGCTCGTTCTTGACCAGTTCGGCATTGATCGGATCGAAGCCGGTAAAGGGCTCGTCGAGGATGAGGAAGCTCGGCTCGTGCAATACGGTGGTGATGAACTGCACCTTCTGGGCCATCCCTTTCGAGAGTTCCTCGACTTTCTTTTTCCACCAGGCCTGTATCTCGAACTTTTCGAACCAGTATTTCAGTCGCTTCATGGCATCCGCCCGGCTCAGCCCTTTCAGTCGGGCCAGATAGAGCGCCTGCTCTCCGACTTCCATTTTCTTATACAATCCCCGCTCCTCCGGCAGGTATCCCATCCGCGCGATATGTTCTTCCGAGAGTGGCTTGTCCTCGAACAAGATTCGTCCACTGTCGGGCGCGGTGATCTGCGTGATGATCCGGATGAGTGAGGTTTTACCGGCACCGTTGGGGCCGAGCAGGCCGAAGATGCTTTGCTTCGGTACCTGGAGGCTGACATTATCCAGCGCCTTGTGGGCCGCATAGGACTTGCTGACGTGCTCGATCGTTAAAATATTCATAAGAATCCGGCGATTATTGACCTTCTGGAAACCGGATACGAAGAACGCAGGATCGGAGGACTTTCACAATAGAAAAGGCCGCTTGTCCGGCGGCCTTCATCTTTTCTTTCAGCATGATCAGGAATGGAAAAACTCCCGCATCTTCTCGTAAAAACTCTTATCGTTCTTGCCCGGGTTGGGGCGGAAGTTCGGAGACTCCCGAAGTTTCTCCAGCAGCTTCTTTTCTTCAGAAGACAAGTGTTGCGGCGTCCAGACATTGATGTTCACGAGGAGGTCGCCGCGGCCATACGCATTCACCGAGGGCAGGCCTTTTCCTTTGAGTCGCAGCACTTTCCCGGCCTGGGTGCCCGGCTCGATCTTCACCTTGGCTTTTCCTTCCAGTGTCGGGATCTCGACCGCGGTACCCAGGGAAGCGTCGGCGAAATTGACGTAGAGATCGAACAACAAGTTACTGCCGTCGCGTTGTAAATGCTGGTGGGGCACCTCTTCGATCACGATGATCAGGTCGCCGGGAATTCCTCCGCGTTCTCCCGCATTGCCCTTCCCGCTCATGCTCAACTGCATGCCTTCTCCCACTCCGGGCGGAATATTGATGGAGATCACTTCTTCCCCCTTCATGATACCGGCACCCGAACAGGTTTTACACTTATTGGCGATCGTTTGACCTTCACCGTTGCAAGACGGACAGGTAGTCGTCGTCCGCATCTGCCCGATGAAGGTGTTGGTGACACGATGTACCTGACCACTGCCGTTACAGGTCGTACAGCGGTTGAAGGATGCGCCTTCGGCAGCGCCGCTGCCGTGGCAGGTGCCACAGCCGACATACTTCGCCACCTTAACTTTTTTCTCAACACCATGCGCGATCTCCTCCAGCGTCAATTTCACTTTGATCCGCAGGTTGGATCCGCGGTTCACACGCCGCCCACGACCGCCGCCGCCACCTCCTCCAAAGAAACTTTCGAACGGGCTTCCTTCACTAAAAATATCTCCGAAGTGTGAGAAAATGTCGTCCATCGACATTCCACCACCACCACCGAACCCGCCGTTTCCGCCCATTCCCTGATGGCCGAATTGGTCGTAGCGCTTTCGCTTATCCGTATCACTCAGGACTTCGTAAGCTTCGGCAGCCTCTTTGAACTTTTCTTCCGCCTCTTTATCGCCGGGGTTTCTGTCGGGATGGTATTTCATGGCCATCTGACGGTAAGCCTTTTTGATATCGGCTTCCGACGAGGACTTCTGTACTCCCAGAACTTCGTAGTAATCTCTTTT
This DNA window, taken from Bacteroidota bacterium, encodes the following:
- a CDS encoding ABC transporter permease encodes the protein MSKVLLVIQREYLTRVRKKSFLVMTILGPLLMGGLFVSMFLLDKVDTEKKTIVVVDNTHIFKGKFKSNDRIEFVYSDSPVDSLRSASKASGYFGILMIPATENLSSLEKAVTFYSESQPGMDVISKIKYTLEKEINNYKYVEAGIDQAKLEKIKTDVEINTRDMENKETSTPLTAGLGFAGGLLIYLFIFIYGAMVMRGVLEEKTSRIVEVVISSVRPFQLMMGKIIGVALVGLTQFLLWVVLTMIVYAGITNVMLAGKSDQEKIETMMKVQPGMQQNPQMNEAMSEQTHEAGTKLREMMGSINFPLLIGMFIFYFLGGYLLYSALFAAIGAAVDSETDTQQFMFPVTIPLILAYVAAINVLNNPQGNIAFWFSIIPFTSPIVMMVRIPFGVPWEHVALSMVLLIGGFLFTTWLAGKIYRTGILMYGKKVSYKEMWKWLRYHN
- a CDS encoding ATP-binding cassette domain-containing protein, which codes for MNILTIEHVSKSYAAHKALDNVSLQVPKQSIFGLLGPNGAGKTSLIRIITQITAPDSGRILFEDKPLSEEHIARMGYLPEERGLYKKMEVGEQALYLARLKGLSRADAMKRLKYWFEKFEIQAWWKKKVEELSKGMAQKVQFITTVLHEPSFLILDEPFTGFDPINAELVKNELLELKSKGTTIILSTHRMESVEELCSHIGLINRSQLVLQGPVRDIRKAHKSNTYELSFRGNRISFTHALWTGFELLDVKEEDDHQVAFVKMLDGHTPNQLLQLLLPNVEVLGLREIIPTMSDIFIQKVGASNQEIH
- the dnaJ gene encoding molecular chaperone DnaJ, whose translation is MAKRDYYEVLGVQKSSSEADIKKAYRQMAMKYHPDRNPGDKEAEEKFKEAAEAYEVLSDTDKRKRYDQFGHQGMGGNGGFGGGGGMSMDDIFSHFGDIFSEGSPFESFFGGGGGGGRGRRVNRGSNLRIKVKLTLEEIAHGVEKKVKVAKYVGCGTCHGSGAAEGASFNRCTTCNGSGQVHRVTNTFIGQMRTTTTCPSCNGEGQTIANKCKTCSGAGIMKGEEVISINIPPGVGEGMQLSMSGKGNAGERGGIPGDLIIVIEEVPHQHLQRDGSNLLFDLYVNFADASLGTAVEIPTLEGKAKVKIEPGTQAGKVLRLKGKGLPSVNAYGRGDLLVNINVWTPQHLSSEEKKLLEKLRESPNFRPNPGKNDKSFYEKMREFFHS